From the Candidatus Polarisedimenticolaceae bacterium genome, one window contains:
- a CDS encoding XTP/dITP diphosphatase: protein MTRMLIATTNRGKLAEFAEALASASIEVVGLDAIPDAPKVDETGVTFEANARLKAETYSKLTDLPVVADDSGLEVDAMDGRPGVYSARFGSPDLSDTARCKALLKGLVDVPDERRTARFRCVLALAKGGHTLTTFEGTAEGTILRELRGKEGFGYDPVFFHAGAGKTFAELPREEKRRWSHRGQAIARLVEAVKAGMLRAV, encoded by the coding sequence ATGACGCGCATGCTCATCGCGACGACGAACCGGGGAAAGCTCGCGGAGTTCGCGGAGGCGCTCGCCTCCGCGTCGATCGAGGTCGTGGGCCTCGACGCGATTCCCGACGCGCCGAAGGTGGACGAGACCGGCGTGACCTTCGAAGCGAACGCGAGGCTCAAGGCCGAGACGTATTCGAAGCTCACCGACCTCCCCGTCGTGGCCGACGACTCCGGGCTCGAGGTGGACGCGATGGACGGCCGCCCCGGCGTCTACTCGGCGCGTTTCGGAAGCCCCGACCTCTCCGACACCGCGCGCTGCAAGGCGCTGCTGAAGGGACTCGTGGACGTCCCCGACGAGCGCCGCACCGCGCGATTCCGCTGCGTGCTCGCGCTCGCGAAGGGCGGCCACACGTTGACTACCTTCGAGGGCACGGCCGAGGGGACGATCCTGCGCGAGCTGCGGGGGAAGGAGGGGTTCGGCTACGACCCCGTCTTCTTCCACGCCGGCGCGGGGAAGACGTTCGCGGAGCTCCCCCGCGAGGAGAAGCGTCGTTGGTCCCACCGCGGCCAGGCGATCGCCAGGCTCGTGGAAGCGGTGAAGGCGGGGATGCTGCGGGCCGTCTAG